TCCACTTCCTGACCGGCCTCTACAAATATCTCTTTCACAGTCCCGCCAGCCGGGGAAACGATCGGCATTTCCATTTTCATTGCCTCGAGGATTGCAACCTGATCGTCCTCGTTCACCTTGTCGCCAACTTTGACATCAACCTTTACGATCTTTCCAACCATTGGACATGTCACTTCAGTAGCCATACACTTACCTCCTTACAGGATTAAACGATTAGTTACTTTCTGTACCCCAGCGCAAACTGGGCGATGATCATCTTCTGGACGTTTGATGTGCCTTCGACGATCTGATAGGACTTCGCGTCTCTCAGGTATCTCTCGACAGGATACTCGGAGGAGAACCCATAAGAACCGAAGATCTTCACAGCTTCCGAGGCGCAGAAGTTTGCTGATTCACCGGCATAGTATTTCGCCATTGAGGTCTCGAGGGTATTGTTCATGCCCTTGTCCTTCTGCCATGCAGCCTTGAGGACGAGCAGTTTTGCCGCTTCGTGCTCCACGGACATGCGGCCGATCTGCTCCTGGACCATCTGGAACTGTCCAATCGGCTGGCCGAACTGTTCCCTTTCGTTTGCATATTTGCAGGCCTCTTCGATACAGCTCTCTGCCACGCCTACTGCTCTTGCCGCTGAGCTCAACCTGGTGAAATTGAGCATCGTCATACATATATTGAAGCCCTGACCAAGCTTGCCAACGAGGGCGCTCTTGGGGATCTTCGCTTCTTCGAAGAAGACCTCACCCGTCGGTGCGCAGTGGAGGCCCAGTTTTGTCGTGATAGCTCTCTGTACAACGCCCGGGGTATTGAAATCGATGAAGAAGGCGGACATGCCTTTGTGCTTCGCTGCCTTGTCGGTCATTGCATACACAACACCACAGCCGCAGAAAGGTACGCCTGAGATCCAGGTCTTGGAACCATTGAGAATAAAACCATCGTCGACTTCCGTTGCCGTCGTTTTCATGCTGGCTACGTCGGACCCTGAGTTAGGTTCCGTAATCGCGAAGCAACCGCCGCTCGTTCCGGCGATGAGACCCGGGAGGAACTGCTCTTTCAGCTCTTCGCTGGCGAACTTGAGGAGAACGTTCTGCGGTCCGTTCATCTGAAGGTTGAAGGGGAGACCCCATGACGGGCTGACTCTTGCCAGTTCCGTAGCCATGAGCGTTGCTGCCATGTTGCCCTCTTCCAGTCCCAACCCACCAAACTTCTCGGGGGCGAGGCAGGCGAACATGCCCTGATCTCCCATTTTCTTTAAGAGTTCCGGACGATATTTATGCTCTTTTTCGTCTTCTTCCATCGTCGGTTTAATATTTTTTACAGCAAACTCGTAGGCCATCTTACGCATTGATTCGAGTTCATCGGAAATCTTGAAATCCATATTTTGCTCTCCTTTCTTTACGGTATTTTTGTGGGCCAATATTGTGAAACAATTAGCAAACCTATCTTAGCAAAAGCACTTTTCGCCTGTCAAGCTAATTCTGATAAATATAATAAACGTTTACCAATGATTTACGGTGGTTAACGACGGCTCGCCCGACCGAACCCGAAAGACCATTTCCACCGGGACAGGAGTAAGAACCCTTGCATTAGTCCTTTTGTTTTTATATAATTAATTCACCTGCATGGCAAGAAGAAAAGCATGATTCTCAGCACAACAGGGCACGTCGACCGGGATTTTCATGTGACGGGATTCGCATGGTCGCCGAGCTATCTATTAAATGGTATCACGCCCGTACTCTTCGAGGCCGGGTTTTATTCCATGGGCCCGCTCTATGCCAGGGACATCAGGAAAGTAACCGGCCGCAAGGATCCATCCTACCTGTTCCTCACCCATGTCCATTACGATCATTGCGGGGCCGCATCGTATCTCAAAAAGGTCTTCCCCGGGATCAGGATATGCGCCTCGAGGCGGGCAAATGAAATATTGTCCCGTCCAAACGCCATCGACCTTATGACCTCCCTGAGCCAAAACTTTACCCATCTTGCGAAGGCTTCGCCCGACATAGACTCCAATGCCATTCTCCATTCTTCTTTTGAGCCCTTCACGGTAGATCGTATCTTCGATCACGAGGAGACCTTTACCGTTGACCCATCGCTGAACGTGCAAGTCCTTATCACGCCCGGCCATACACGGGATATGCTCAGCTATTACATCCCCGAACACAAGATCCTTGTGGCCACTGAATCGGCCGGCTGCCGCAACCAGACGGGACGGATAGTGAGCGAGTTCCTCGTCGATTTCGACGCCTACATACATTCGCTTAGACGGCTTGCCGCTCTTGACGTGGACATTTTTTGCCAGGGCCACCACTTTGTCTATACGGGCAGCGATGTGGGAGAATTCTTCGATTCATCCCTGGAGGCAGCCTTCACATTCCGCAGGCGGGTCATGGAGCTTCTGGCAATGGAGGAGGAAGATATCGACAGGGTCGTCGAACATATCAAGCGGGAGGAATACGACCCCAACCCCGGGCCTAAACAGCCCGAGAAAGCGTACCTTCTTAACCTCAAGACCCGGGTCGCCCATCTCGCGGGCAAAACAGGCTAAGGAAAAAAGGGAGGATTAGGGGCCCGAACGGGAAGGAGATTCACCCGGTGGCATTTGCCCGCATACCCCGCAATAATATTGGATTTAGCGACGAAAACAGTTGACACGCCAGGTATAAAAATAGTTAGATATATGGGCATGTGAATTTTTTAATTTTTCCAAAAAATCACTTTATAGGAGGGGCTGTATGGATATAAAGACAATCGGAGTTTTGGGTGCCGGCGTAATGGGTAATGGTATTGCTCAGGTAGCCTCAATGGCTGGCTACAATGTCATCCTGAGAGACATCGAGGACAGATTCGTCGAAGGCGGGATCAAGAACATAGACAGATTCCTGGGCAAGACCGTCGAAAAGGGAAAAATGTCCGCGGATGACAAGGCAGCCATCATGGGCAGGATCAAAGGCACGACCGACATGGGAGCCATGAAGGACGCCGACTTCGTCGTCGAAGTGGTCGTAGAAATAATGGATATCAAGAAGAAAGTCTTTGCGGAACTTGACGAAATAACAAAACCCGACGTCATCCTCTCCTCGAACACGTCATCCATGTCGCTTACCGAGATGGCAACGGCGACGAAGAGACCCGACAAGGTCGTGGGCATGCACTTCTTCAACCCCGTTCCGCTCATGAAGCTCGTGGAAGTCATCCGCGGCCTCCAGACCAGCGACGCGACCGTCGCGGCCACACTTGACCTTACGAGAAAATTCGGAAAGGAACCTGTCGAGGTCAGGGTGGACATCCCCGGTTTCCTCGTCAACAGGCTGATGGTTCCCCACTTCATCGAAGCCATCAAGCTCTGGGAACAGGGCATCGCTTCGAAAGAAGACATCGACAAAGCAGCCAAACTCGGTCTCAACTATCCTATGGGTCCTTTCGAACTGATGGACCTCACGGGTCTCGACATCAACCTCCACGTTCAGCAGTATTTCTATGACAACCTGCCGAAGGAACTTAAATGGGATCCCCCACTGACGCTCAAGAACCTGGTAAAGGCCGGCGGCCTTGGCCGGAAGAGCGGCAAGGGCTGGTACGACTATTCCAAATAAGACGCTCATAAAGGAGGGCTCCCATGGCCTACGAAACTATAATAGTTGAGAAAGAAGCACCGGTCGGGATCATCAAGCTGAACAGGCCGCCGGTGAACCCCTTGAGTGTCCAGTCCTACTACGATCTGTACGACGCGATCGTCGACCTTGAAAACGACAGTTCCATAGGCGCCATCATCATTACCGGCAATGGCGACAAGGCTTTCGGGGCTGGTCTCGACGTGAAGGACGTCATGGGAAAATCCGCTGTTGAAACACTCGACTTCCTTTGGACAGCTCCAAGGAAGACCTTCGATAAACTCACATCTATTGCAAAACCCACTATCGCTGCCGTTTTTGGCCTGGCCCTGGGCGGCGGGTGTGAAGTGGCGATCTGCTGCGACTTCCGGATAGCCTCGGAGGACGCGGTCTTCGGTGTTCCCGAGATCAATCTCGGTATAATGCCCGGTTCCGGCGCGACTCAGCGCCTTCCCCGGCTTGTCGGCCTCCCGAAGGCAAAAGAGATGCTCTTTTTCGGGGACACTGTAAATGCCCAGGAGGCATATCGTGTCGGCCTGGCCAACAAAGTGGTGCCGAGAGAGCAGTTGATGGAAGAGGCAAGGAAATGGGCCGGGAAACTCGCCGCTAAACCGAAGGCGGCCCTGGCGCTTATCAAGAAATGTGTCGACACCGGTATGGACACGGACATAGCAACAGGATTGACCCTGGAAATGGACTCTTTCTCGATAGCATTTACATCCGAAGACGGGCGCGAAGGAATCAATGCGTTCGTCGAGAAAAGAAAACCCAATTACAAGGGAAAATAACGGGCGTAACAATATTGAGTCGGGAGAAAACACCATACATGATTAACCGGCGCTCTGCCTGATCGAACAGTCTGACGATTCACAAGAGCCGGAAAAGCGCCCTGATTTAACAAAATATTTAGGAGGAGGTAGCTTCATGAAGACTTATTCAAACGTGTATATCCCTTACAACGGCTACTATTCAACCCCATTCTGCCGTTGGCAGGGAAGCATGCAGAACGAGAACTCAATCTCGCTCGGTGCAAAAACTGCAAGAAGATGGTTCCTGGAAAAGAAAAAGATCGATCCCAGCGTTATCGATTACCTGTATTTTGGGATCAGCATCACCCAGCATCACCTTTTCTACAGCCATAACTGGGCTGCAGGTCTGCTGACGAACAACGAAAAGAACGTGCCCGGCCTCATGATCAACCAGGCCTGCACCACGTCGACGACGATCCTCAACCTCGCTGCCATGACAGTTGAGCAGGGAATGTGTGATGTCGCCTTCGGTCTCATGGCAGACCGGACCTCTAACGGCGCCCACACCATCTGGCCGAACCCGATGGGTCCCGGCGCTGAAGTGATCCATGAAAACTGGCTGATGGACAATTTCAACAGCGACCCCAACGTTTACCCGCCGCTCAAGATGGTCCAGACCGCCGAGAACGTCGCGAAAGAAGCGGGCATCACCAAGGAAGAGTGCGACGCCGTGGTTCTCAGGCGTTACGAGCAGTATATGATGTCGCAGGCCAACGACCGCGAATTCCAGAAGAAATATATGTTCCCGGCTGAAGTCGCCATCAGCAAGAAGAAAACCAAGCTTGTTGAACTCGACGAAGGCGTGACACATTCAACAGCTGAAGGTCTCGCTAAACTCGGACCTGCGGAAAAAGGCGGCGTCCACAGCTTCGGCGCACAGACATTCCCCGCCGATGGAAACGTCGGTTTCATCGTAACAACAAGGGACAAAGCGAAGGAGTTGAGCGCTGACCCGAAGGTCGAGATCCAGTTGGTCTCCTACGGCTACTCCAGGGTCAACCCCGGCTTCATGGCCGCGGCGCCTGTACCGGCAGCCCAGATGGCACTTGCCAACGCAGGTCTCAAGATCACCGACATGAAGGCGATCAAGAGCCACAACCCCTTTGCGACAAATGACCTCAACTTCGCCAAGAAGATGGGCATCGATGTCATGTTTATGAACAACTACGGTTCATCATTGATCTATGGACATCCCCAGGCTCCGACAGGCGGCAGGATCATTGCGGAAATGCTCGAAGAAATGGTTCTCCTCGGCGGCGGCTACTGCCTCTGGACAGGTTGCGCGGCTGGCGACACCGGCGCATCCATGATCTTCAAGGTTGGCTAAAATCTGAAGGCTGCATATTTGAAACCGCCCCCCGTTTCCACGGGGGGCGGTTTTTTTATGACTTATATTGTTTAATGGGAGGGCAAAATAGTGTACAATCATCATCGATATGTTCAGGAGATACGTTGCCTTAGCCCTTCTCGTTACGCTGGTTTTCCCTTTCAGTTCAGCCTTCGCCAAAGACTATGTAGTCAGAAAGATAATTAATGGCGATACCGTTCAGCTTGAATCGGGCGAAACCGTCCGGTACATCGGGGTGGCCACCCCGGAACTCAACAGAAAGGAAGGGGGAGCCGAGTTCTACGCGAGACAGGCCGTTCGCTACAACAAGAAACTCGTCTTCATGAAAAAGGTCAGGCTGGAGTTCGACACGAAGAAAAAGGATGAGAAGGGACATCTCCTTGCCTACGTCTTCGTCAAAAAGACCTTTGTCAATGCCGAACTCATCAGGAACGGCTATGCCCGGGCCGATGTCCCCGGTCCCAACATCAAGTACAAAGACACCCTCATTGAAGCCGAAAAGAAGGCGATAGCCGACGACAAAGGCATATGGCTGGAGAAGAAGAAGGACACCGAGCAACATTATATAGGCAGCAAGAGGACGTCCAGCTTCCACAGACCAAACTGCAAGGGAGTCAAAAAGATTTCTGAAAAAAGCAAAATTGTGTTTCATAACAGAAGCGATGCTATTAAAATAGGTTACGTACCATGCAAGATATGCAAACCATGACCGAAGAGTACCTCAGATACTGGGGTCTCGACCATCATCCGTTCCTGCTTGCTCCCGACGGGAGCATGATGTGCGTGACAGGACAGTATTTCGAATGTTTCGAACGCCTGAAGTATGCAATAAACACCAACAAGGGAGGCGTTGTCGTCGCCTCCGAGGACGCAGGCCTGGGCAAGACGACTATCCTCCTCAAGCTCATCGATGAGATGAAGGCCGAGTATGGTTCTCGTTTCCGCTACGCCTTTGTAGATCACCCTACGCTCACCGCAGATCAGATGATCGGTCAGATTACGGGCCTCATCACGGGTGAAATGCCGGCAGAGGATAAACTGACGAACCTCACCACCCTGAAGAATGCCCTTATAGAGGCAAAGATGGAGGGCGGCAAGAACATAATCGTCATCGATGAAGGTC
The Syntrophorhabdaceae bacterium DNA segment above includes these coding regions:
- a CDS encoding biotin/lipoyl-binding protein, whose product is MATEVTCPMVGKIVKVDVKVGDKVNEDDQVAILEAMKMEMPIVSPAGGTVKEIFVEAGQEVEADTVIVTLE
- a CDS encoding MBL fold metallo-hydrolase — its product is MILSTTGHVDRDFHVTGFAWSPSYLLNGITPVLFEAGFYSMGPLYARDIRKVTGRKDPSYLFLTHVHYDHCGAASYLKKVFPGIRICASRRANEILSRPNAIDLMTSLSQNFTHLAKASPDIDSNAILHSSFEPFTVDRIFDHEETFTVDPSLNVQVLITPGHTRDMLSYYIPEHKILVATESAGCRNQTGRIVSEFLVDFDAYIHSLRRLAALDVDIFCQGHHFVYTGSDVGEFFDSSLEAAFTFRRRVMELLAMEEEDIDRVVEHIKREEYDPNPGPKQPEKAYLLNLKTRVAHLAGKTG
- a CDS encoding 3-hydroxyacyl-CoA dehydrogenase NAD-binding domain-containing protein, with protein sequence MDIKTIGVLGAGVMGNGIAQVASMAGYNVILRDIEDRFVEGGIKNIDRFLGKTVEKGKMSADDKAAIMGRIKGTTDMGAMKDADFVVEVVVEIMDIKKKVFAELDEITKPDVILSSNTSSMSLTEMATATKRPDKVVGMHFFNPVPLMKLVEVIRGLQTSDATVAATLDLTRKFGKEPVEVRVDIPGFLVNRLMVPHFIEAIKLWEQGIASKEDIDKAAKLGLNYPMGPFELMDLTGLDINLHVQQYFYDNLPKELKWDPPLTLKNLVKAGGLGRKSGKGWYDYSK
- a CDS encoding acyl-CoA dehydrogenase family protein, whose product is MDFKISDELESMRKMAYEFAVKNIKPTMEEDEKEHKYRPELLKKMGDQGMFACLAPEKFGGLGLEEGNMAATLMATELARVSPSWGLPFNLQMNGPQNVLLKFASEELKEQFLPGLIAGTSGGCFAITEPNSGSDVASMKTTATEVDDGFILNGSKTWISGVPFCGCGVVYAMTDKAAKHKGMSAFFIDFNTPGVVQRAITTKLGLHCAPTGEVFFEEAKIPKSALVGKLGQGFNICMTMLNFTRLSSAARAVGVAESCIEEACKYANEREQFGQPIGQFQMVQEQIGRMSVEHEAAKLLVLKAAWQKDKGMNNTLETSMAKYYAGESANFCASEAVKIFGSYGFSSEYPVERYLRDAKSYQIVEGTSNVQKMIIAQFALGYRK
- a CDS encoding thiolase family protein is translated as MKTYSNVYIPYNGYYSTPFCRWQGSMQNENSISLGAKTARRWFLEKKKIDPSVIDYLYFGISITQHHLFYSHNWAAGLLTNNEKNVPGLMINQACTTSTTILNLAAMTVEQGMCDVAFGLMADRTSNGAHTIWPNPMGPGAEVIHENWLMDNFNSDPNVYPPLKMVQTAENVAKEAGITKEECDAVVLRRYEQYMMSQANDREFQKKYMFPAEVAISKKKTKLVELDEGVTHSTAEGLAKLGPAEKGGVHSFGAQTFPADGNVGFIVTTRDKAKELSADPKVEIQLVSYGYSRVNPGFMAAAPVPAAQMALANAGLKITDMKAIKSHNPFATNDLNFAKKMGIDVMFMNNYGSSLIYGHPQAPTGGRIIAEMLEEMVLLGGGYCLWTGCAAGDTGASMIFKVG
- a CDS encoding enoyl-CoA hydratase-related protein, with the protein product MAYETIIVEKEAPVGIIKLNRPPVNPLSVQSYYDLYDAIVDLENDSSIGAIIITGNGDKAFGAGLDVKDVMGKSAVETLDFLWTAPRKTFDKLTSIAKPTIAAVFGLALGGGCEVAICCDFRIASEDAVFGVPEINLGIMPGSGATQRLPRLVGLPKAKEMLFFGDTVNAQEAYRVGLANKVVPREQLMEEARKWAGKLAAKPKAALALIKKCVDTGMDTDIATGLTLEMDSFSIAFTSEDGREGINAFVEKRKPNYKGK
- a CDS encoding thermonuclease family protein yields the protein MFRRYVALALLVTLVFPFSSAFAKDYVVRKIINGDTVQLESGETVRYIGVATPELNRKEGGAEFYARQAVRYNKKLVFMKKVRLEFDTKKKDEKGHLLAYVFVKKTFVNAELIRNGYARADVPGPNIKYKDTLIEAEKKAIADDKGIWLEKKKDTEQHYIGSKRTSSFHRPNCKGVKKISEKSKIVFHNRSDAIKIGYVPCKICKP